The following coding sequences lie in one Zingiber officinale cultivar Zhangliang chromosome 2B, Zo_v1.1, whole genome shotgun sequence genomic window:
- the LOC122049266 gene encoding uncharacterized protein LOC122049266 — protein MPSEAGARSFRDRRRPVISMDRQKPDLGARVAESAGQTAAGCAAVFCCCPCGLASLLYLAAVKFPAGLFRQTLGRGAKFAKKGAGIQPKKDVFDDDDAISVDAGWIPVALWPEDAWPSTMASPELVALEKEMSAWFYSAGFWRSPSQKE, from the coding sequence ATGCCTTCCGAAGCCGGAGCGAGGTCCTTCCGAGACCGACGGCGTCCGGTGATCTCGATGGACAGGCAGAAGCCGGACCTGGGCGCGCGCGTCGCGGAGTCGGCCGGGCAAACCGCGGCAGGGTGCGCGGCCGTGTTCTGCTGCTGCCCCTGCGGCCTGGCGAGCCTCCTCTACCTGGCGGCCGTGAAGTTCCCGGCTGGACTCTTCCGACAAACCCTGGGCCGCGGTGCCAAGTTCGCGAAGAAGGGAGCAGGCATCCAGCCGAAAAAAGACGTCTTTGACGACGACGACGCCATCAGCGTCGACGCCGGCTGGATTCCGGTGGCGCTGTGGCCAGAGGACGCGTGGCCGTCGACGATGGCCTCGCCGGAGCTGGTGGCGTTGGAGAAAGAGATGTCGGCGTGGTTCTACAGCGCGGGGTTCTGGCGGAGCCCTTCGCAGAAGGAGTAA
- the LOC122046265 gene encoding ABC transporter G family member 22-like, translated as MDSSASTIPRTKSEQLEKVSTSQSISRTASAETVLNADGGNGGQSFSGKSSFGRKIMGTSPGKKAASHHGRRSRSAQLKLDHSEDVTSGAALSRASSASLGFSFSFTGFTAPPEDILADLPTFSDDDNAKDLEAGKARRKIISEPTLPIYIKFTELSYKIILKGVTTTTEKEIINGITGSASPGELLALMGPSGSGKTSLLNLLGGRIATNLIQGSITYNDEPYTKSLKSRIGFVTQDDVLFAHLTVRETLTYAALLRLPKTMSRQNKEERAMDVIYELGLDRCQDTMIGGSFVRGVSGGERKRVSIGNEIIINPSLLLLDEPTSGLDSTTALRIVQVLHDIAEAGKTVITTIHQPSSRLYHRFDKLILLGKGSLLYFGKASEAMVYFSSIGCSPLISMNPAEFLLDLANGNLNDVTMPSDLEDKVQIENLGSNVRNNDKPSTTDVHEYLVEAYESRFADKEKKKLMAPLPVNEDMKATMSAKKRDWGANWMQQYSILSCRGLKERRHDYLSWMRITQVIATAIILGLLWWHTDVTTPKGLQDQAGLLFFIAVFWGFFPVFTAIFTFPQERAMLKKERSVNMYRLSAYFIARTTSDLPLDLFLPIIFLVIVYFMAGLRQSIGAFTLTMLTVFLSIIAAQGLGLAIGASLMDVRKATTLASVTVMTFMLAGGFFVKRVPVFMSWVRYLSFNYHTYRLLLKVQYGKAPPSLNVSQLCNGAAEVGAMVAMIFGYRLLAYVFLRRMKLHGA; from the exons ATGGACTCCTCTGCGTCGACGATCCCAAGGACAAAGTCAGAGCAGCTGGAGAAGGTCTCGACGAGCCAGTCTATAAGTCGAACGGCCTCAGCTGAAACCGTACTGAACGCGGACGGCGGCAACGGAGGGCAGAGTTTTTCCGGGAAGTCGAGCTTCGGGAGGAAAATAATGGGAACTTCGCCGGGGAAGAAAGCTGCAAGCCACCACGGTAGAAGGTCCCGGAGCGCACAGCTGAAGCTGGATCACTCGGAGGACGTGACCAGCGGGGCGGCCCTAAGCAGAGCCTCCAGCGCCAGCTTGGGCTTCTCCTTTTCTTTCACAGGGTTTACCGCCCCGCCGGAGGACATCCTTGCCGATCTTCCGACCTTTAGCGACGATGACAATG CAAAGGATCTAGAGGCAGGAAAAGCTCGGAGAAAGATCATATCAGAGCCAACGTTGCCAATATATATAAAG TTTACAGAGCTTAGCTACAAGATAATCCTCAAAGGTGTAACAACAACCACTGagaaagagatcatcaatggaaTTACAGGTTCAGCGAGCCCTGGAGAACTTCTAGCCCTGATGGGGCCTTCTGGAAGTGGAAAAACCTCCCTCCTTAACCTTCTTGGTGGAAGGATAGCTACTAATTTGATCCAAGGATCGATTACTTACAACGATGAACCGTATACCAAGTCCCTAAAGAGCAG GATAGGATTTGTGACACAGGATGATGTTCTCTTTGCGCATCTTACTGTAAGAGAAACATTAACTTATGCAGCTCTCCTTCGTCTTCCGAAAACGATGAGCAGGCAGAATAAGGAAGAAAGAGCAATGGATGTCATCTATGAGCTTGGTTTGGACAGGTGCCAAGATACCATGATCGGAGGATCGTTTGTACGAGGAGTTTCGGGCGGCGAGAGGAAGAGGGTATCGATCGGGAACGAAATTATAATCAACCCATCTCTGCTTCTTCTTGATGAACCCACCTCTGGTTTGGATTCAACAACAGCTCTGAGGATAGTGCAAGTTCTACATGACATAGCTGAG GCAGGAAAAACAGTGATAACTACAATTCATCAGCCATCGAGCAGACTGTATCACCGATTCGATAAACTGATCCTTCTCGGAAAGGGCAGTTTGCTATACTTTGGGAAGGCATCCGAGGCCATGGTATACTTCTCATCAATTGGCTGTTCTCCCCTCATATCAATGAACCCCGCAGAATTCCTTCTTGATCTTGCAAATGGTAACTTAAACGATGTCACCATGCCTTCAGATTTAGAGGATAAAGTACAGATAGAAAATCTCGGTAGCAATGTAAGGAACAACGACAAACCATCTACGACCGATGTACACGAG tatCTGGTGGAGGCATATGAGAGTCGATTTGccgacaaggaaaagaaaaagctCATGGCACCTCTTCCGGTGAACGAAGATATGAAGGCGACTATGTCGGCTAAGAAGAGAGACTGGGGAGCAAATTGGATGCAACAGTACTCCATACTGTCATGTAGAGGATTGAAAGAACGAAGACACGACTACCTGAGCTGGATGAGGATCACTCAAGTTATCGCAACCGCGATAATCCTCGGTTTGCTATGGTGGCACACTGATGTCACAACACCAAAAGGCCTGCAAGATCAG GCAGGACTATTGTTCTTCATAGCTGTGTTTTGGGGCTTCTTCCCTGTTTTCACAGCGATATTCACGTTTCCTCAAGAAAGAGCAATGTTGAAGAAGGAAAGATCAGTTAACATGTACAGATTGAGTGCATATTTCATAGCCCGAACGACTAGCGACTTGCCACTGGATCTGTTCCTGCCCATAATATTCTTGGTGATTGTGTATTTCATGGCAGGGCTGAGACAGAGTATCGGAGCCTTCACTCTCACCATGCTAACTGTTTTTCTCAGCATCATTGCGGCCCAGGGATTAGGGTTGGCTATCGGTGCCTCGCTGATGGACGTCAGGAAGGCGACGACTTTAGCTTCAGTTACAGTAATGACTTTCATGCTCGCCGGCGGATTCTTTGTGAAG AGGGTTCCAGTGTTCATGTCCTGGGTTCGCTACTTGTCCTTCAACTACCACACATACAGACTGCTGCTCAAGGTGCAGTATGGCAAAGCACCACCTTCCCTGAATGTGAGCCAGCTCTGCAATGGCGCTGCAGAAGTTGGAGCTATGGTGGCGATGATTTTCGGCTACCGACTCTTGGCGTACGTCTTCCTCAGGAGGATGAAGCTTCATGGTGCCTGA